The region ATGGAATAAAGACGCTAGTTCAAGCTAGTGTGAAAGGAGAAATAATAGATGATTAAATTTGTAGATGAAAATGTTGATAATGTTGAAAAAACTATAAAAGAAGGTTATGAGGAAATAATGGGAGTAACCATAAAAGATGGGGATCCTATTAATGACTTTATCGGATGGGTAACTTATATTTTTAGTATTATAAAAAATGATATTAACTATACAGGGAGAATGAACTTATTAAGATAT is a window of Candidatus Fusobacterium pullicola DNA encoding:
- a CDS encoding baseplate J protein; the encoded protein is MIKFVDENVDNVEKTIKEGYEEIMGVTIKDGDPINDFIGWVTYIFSIIKNDINYTGRMNLLRYSENEYLEALGELVGVERIQEKGAKATVKYTFSKIFPNVVTIP